The genomic window AATATGCGATGAAGGAGATAAAAGAGTTTTTCAGACCAGAGTTCCTAAACAGGTTGGACAATGTGGTAATTTTTAAACCTTTAACCCAAAAAGAGCTTGTTCTTATAATAGACAAATATATCGAAGAGATCAATGCCCTCTTAAAAGAACAAAAAAGATATATTGTCGTCAGTGATGAGGTCAAAAACTTTATTCTTACTCAGGACTACGATCTAAGCTACGGGGCAAGGCCTCTTAGAAGGCTCATCACCAAGTTCATAGAAGACCCCCTAAGTGATCTTTTGTTAAATGGTCGATTTGAAAATCGGAAAAAGATAAATGTTATCCTTAAAAACAATACGGTGGTCTTTAAATAATGAAAAATCATTCTTTACTCTGTTTTGGTGCAGGTGCAGTGGGTTCACTTTTTTGTGGACTTTTGGCTAAAAACGGCTTTCGTGTAGATTTTGTTGCAAGAGGGGCCCATTTAGAAGAGGTTAAAAAAAGCTCTATCCTTAAAATAGATAGCTACAGATACGGTTATCTGGAAATATTTGTCAATTTTTATGAAAAACCCCAGAAAAACTATGACATAGTTTTTATATGCACAAAATCCCAGGATACCGCCGATGCTTGTCTTGCAATTAGGTCGTATATAACTGATAAAACAATAATCGTCTCCATGCAAAATGGCATAGATAACCCAGAAACCATCAGATCCATCTATCCTAAAAACAAAATTGTAGCAACCTCTGTCTTTGTAGGTGCCTCCATAGAAAGACCAGGCTTTGTAAAACATTCAGCAGAGGGTCGACTTATTATTGGAAAAATAACTGAAAATGTAACAGATGAGGATATGGATCTCCTACAAGAAATATTCACCTCCTCCGAAATACCCTGTCAGATTGATAAAGATATAAAACTTGTAATGTGGAAAAAGCTTCTTTGGAACCTTATTTTTAATCCATTATCAGCGCTTTTGGAAGCCACCTGTGGTAAACTTGTAGACAACGAACACAGCAACCATATCATGAAAGAGATACTAAAGGAAGGTGTCAAAGCAGCCTCTTTAGAGGGTATTATTATACCCCAGGAATATCTTGATAAAATAATGAACGTTACCGGTAATCTCTACTACTACAAAACAAGTATGCTTCAGGACATAGAAAAGTTGAAAATACCTGAGGTTGATGGTATCATGTTACCAGTAATAAAGAGACTAAAGGAAAGCAGCGGTGCTCCCTATACAGAAACAGTGTACAACCTTTTGAAGTTTAAATATGGCAAGAAGTATATCTATACTCCAAAACTTACCGTAGATGTGATAGTGTATAACAGCAAAAAAGAGATATTATTAATAGAGCGAAAAAATCCACCCTATGGGTGGGCTCTGCCCGGTGGTTTTGTAGATTATGGGGAAACTGTCGAAGATGCTGCTAAAAGAGAGTTGAGAGAAGAAACAGGTATAACCTTAGAAGATATAAAACTTTTAGGCGTTTATTCCGATCCCCGAAGAGATGTTCGATTCCACACTGTAAGTATCGTTTACTATGGGTACTCAGACTCTAAGCCCATTGCCAACGATGATGCCAAAAATGCCCTTTTCTTTTCCATCAAAGATATCCCTGATGCAATAGCCTTTGATCACAGAAAGATTATTGAGGACTTTGTAAAAATATTATTGTAGGAGCCCAGATGGATCTTAGTTTAAAAGGTAAAGTTGTATTTGTAGCCGCATCGAGCAAAGGTATTGGATTTGGGGCAGCTAAAGAGTTGGCTAAAGAAGGAGCTCTCTTATCCATATCCAGTCGCAATACAAATGAACTTGAGAATGCTTACTGTGAATTAAAAAGATACACAGAAGTAATATATTCCCATATGGATGCAACTAATCTTAATTCCATAGAACAATGGATAAACAGTAGCTTACAACATTATGGTAGGGTCGATGGCCTAGTAATAAATGCTGGAGGTCCCAAAGCAGGTTTTTTCGAAGATCTTTCAGAAGATGACTGGTTTGCTGCGTATAATCTAACCCTCATGAGTGCTGTAAGAATGATACGTTATGTACTACCGTCTATGAAAAAACAAAACAGTGGTTCCATCGTATCAATTACTTCAACCTCCACAAAAGAACCGATAGATAATCTATTACTATCAAATGTTTTTAGATCAGGTGTCCAGATACTCATGAAGTCCCTATCAATAACACACGGGGAGTATAATATAAGATTTAATAATGTTGCACCAGGTCGAATACTCACCGATAGGCTCAAACTCCTAGATGAAATCAACGCAAACAAAAAAGGTATAAGCATCGATGAACAAAGAAGATTGGAAGAGGCATCAATCCCACTCAAAAGATATGGTACCATTGAAGAAATAGGTAAAGTAGTGGCTT from Calditerrivibrio sp. includes these protein-coding regions:
- a CDS encoding 2-dehydropantoate 2-reductase produces the protein MKNHSLLCFGAGAVGSLFCGLLAKNGFRVDFVARGAHLEEVKKSSILKIDSYRYGYLEIFVNFYEKPQKNYDIVFICTKSQDTADACLAIRSYITDKTIIVSMQNGIDNPETIRSIYPKNKIVATSVFVGASIERPGFVKHSAEGRLIIGKITENVTDEDMDLLQEIFTSSEIPCQIDKDIKLVMWKKLLWNLIFNPLSALLEATCGKLVDNEHSNHIMKEILKEGVKAASLEGIIIPQEYLDKIMNVTGNLYYYKTSMLQDIEKLKIPEVDGIMLPVIKRLKESSGAPYTETVYNLLKFKYGKKYIYTPKLTVDVIVYNSKKEILLIERKNPPYGWALPGGFVDYGETVEDAAKRELREETGITLEDIKLLGVYSDPRRDVRFHTVSIVYYGYSDSKPIANDDAKNALFFSIKDIPDAIAFDHRKIIEDFVKILL
- a CDS encoding SDR family oxidoreductase, which translates into the protein MDLSLKGKVVFVAASSKGIGFGAAKELAKEGALLSISSRNTNELENAYCELKRYTEVIYSHMDATNLNSIEQWINSSLQHYGRVDGLVINAGGPKAGFFEDLSEDDWFAAYNLTLMSAVRMIRYVLPSMKKQNSGSIVSITSTSTKEPIDNLLLSNVFRSGVQILMKSLSITHGEYNIRFNNVAPGRILTDRLKLLDEINANKKGISIDEQRRLEEASIPLKRYGTIEEIGKVVAFLISDAASYISGNTIYVDGGKVRSL